The Deltaproteobacteria bacterium genome contains a region encoding:
- a CDS encoding MoxR family ATPase, with translation MSAALNLARTRLGEVILGKDQQIRLALACLFARGHLLIEDIPGIGKTTLAKALATVLGLDFKRVQFTNDLLPADLLGVSIFDAQTSSFVFHPGPVFTNVLLADEINRGTPRTQSALLEVMEEQQVSLDRATRPLPRPFFVLATQNALDQAGTYPLPESQLDRFLFRLSLGYPDPDSELALLGRAHAAGRPMLPEPVMNAEEVLLIQEQVDAVRTTDPLLRYVRALLERTRSGGFVNGLSPRAGQGLVRAARSWAFLDGRDYVLPEDVQMVFPSLAEHRLRPSGGHVDVRALLDDVPIP, from the coding sequence ACCAGCAGATCCGGCTGGCCCTGGCCTGCCTTTTCGCCCGTGGACACCTTTTGATCGAGGACATTCCGGGCATCGGCAAGACCACCCTGGCCAAGGCCCTGGCCACTGTCCTGGGCCTGGATTTCAAGCGGGTGCAGTTCACCAACGACCTGCTGCCGGCGGACCTGTTGGGCGTGTCCATTTTTGACGCCCAGACTTCGTCCTTTGTTTTCCATCCCGGCCCGGTCTTCACCAACGTGCTTCTGGCCGACGAGATCAACCGGGGCACGCCGCGCACCCAGAGCGCCCTGCTGGAAGTCATGGAAGAGCAGCAGGTCAGCCTGGACCGGGCCACGCGACCCCTGCCCCGGCCTTTTTTCGTCCTGGCCACGCAGAACGCCCTGGATCAGGCCGGCACCTATCCCTTGCCCGAGTCGCAGCTGGACCGTTTCCTGTTCCGGCTGAGCCTGGGCTATCCGGACCCGGATTCCGAGTTGGCCCTGCTCGGCCGCGCCCATGCCGCCGGACGGCCGATGTTGCCCGAGCCGGTCATGAACGCCGAGGAGGTCCTGCTCATTCAGGAGCAGGTGGACGCGGTCCGGACCACGGACCCCCTGTTGCGCTATGTGCGGGCCCTGCTGGAGCGCACCCGGTCCGGCGGGTTCGTCAATGGGCTGTCTCCCCGGGCCGGGCAGGGGCTGGTGCGGGCCGCGCGGTCCTGGGCCTTTCTGGATGGCCGCGATTATGTCTTGCCCGAGGACGTCCAGATGGTCTTTCCGAGCCTGGCCGAACACCGGCTGCGCCCCAGTGGCGGTCATGTGGACGTGCGCGCCCTGCTCGACGACGTGCCCATTCCCTAG